The genomic DNA TGGCGAACATGGCGCAGCTCGCAGCCGCGATCGACTTCAACGAGAACGACAAGTTCCTCAACGCGCTGCCGATGTACCACACCTACGGTCTCATCGCCTGCACGCTGATGCCCCTGGTGTACGGAACGAAGCTTTTTCTGTATACCAACCCGTTGCACTACCGGATCATTCCCGAGATCGCCTATTCGCGTAAATGCACCTACCTGTTCGGCACCAGCACGTTCCTGGGCCACTACGCGCGGCAGGCACGCGCGCTGGATTTCGCGACCGTGCGCTATGTGATCTCGGGCGGGGAAAAGCTCAACCCGGAAGTTCAACGGTTGTACCAGGAGCGGTTCGGCCTGCGCGTGTTCGAGGGCTATGGTGCGACGGAATGCGGCCCTGCCATTTCGCTTGGCACCCCACAACGCAATCGCGCCGGAACGGTCGGCGCATTTCTCGCAGGCGTCGAGTTCCGCCTCACGGCCGTGCCGGGGATCGCTCAAGGCGGCGTGTTGCATGTGCGCAGTCCCAATCTCATGCTCGGTTATCTGCTGCCCGATCGACCGGGCGAATTGCAGCCGCCCGCATCGGAGCTCGGCCCCGGCTGGTATTGCATGGGCGACGTGGTCGAAATCGACGATCAGGGTTTCGTGCGCGTAGTCGGGCGCCTCAAGCGCTTTGCCAAGGTGGCCGGAGAGATGGTGGCGTTGGAGTTGGTGGAGCGATTGGCGCGCGAGTGCTCGCCGGAGCATCAGCATGCCGCAACGATTGCGACAGCGACGGAGCGCGGCGAGACGACGGTTCTCTTCACGACCGATGCCGCGCTCGATCGGATGAAGTTGCACCAGGCCGCTCGCTCGCTCGGAGCGCAGGATCTCGCGGTGGCGCGCGAGATCGTTCATGTCGCCTCGCTGCCTGTGCTGGGCAACGGCAAGACCGACTACGTGAGGCTGACCGACATGGTCGCCGCTCGGCTGCAGACGCAACGCGACGATGCACCCAATCCCATGGGGCGAGTCGTCAACGACAATTGAGAGCCGAATTTGCCTGCCGCGGCAGCCGAGCGCGTCGCGTGCATCGTTGGCGCGAAAGGAGAGTGCGGATGGCCGAGGCGAGAGTCGATCGGGAGAATCAGCCGCGCAAGGCCGTCGCGGTTTGGGATTGGCCCGTGCGCATCGTGCATTGGTTGCTCGTCGTACTCATTGCCGTCTCCTGGATCACCAGCGAGGTGGGCGGCAATGCCATGACCTACCACATGTGGTCGGGTTACACGATTCTCACCCTGGTCGTGTTTCGCATCATTTGGGGATGGGTCGGCAGCTGGCATGCACGCTTCGCCAGCTTCGTCAGAGGGCCGGGCGAGGTGATCCGTTACGCCACGAGTCTCACCGCCACCCGCTCGTCGAGGTTCCTCGGCCACAATCCGTTGGGCGGCTGGAGCGTCGTGCTGATGCTGCTCAGCATAACGGTACAGGCGACGACGGGGCTTTTCGCCAACGACGACGTCATGACCGAAGGTCCGCTCGCAAGCCGTGTTTCGGGCGAGACGAGCGAATTGCTCACCGCGATCCACAACTACAACTTCTACGTGTTGCTCGCACTGATCGCGCTGCACCTGATCGCGATCCTGTTCTATCTGCTGGTCAAGCGCGAGAACCTGATCGGCGCCATGTTCACCGGCAGAAAGTACGTCGATGGTGCCGCGCCGACGCAGGAGCCGATGGCGAGTCTGCTGCGGGCGGCGGTCGTGCTCCTGATCGTCGCCGGCGCGGTTGCTGTCGTCGTCAACTCGGGTTGAAGGCTACTCCAAGATGCGCCGGTCGCGCTTGAGCAGGCCGCGCCGATGCTTCGACTGCAGGCGGCGTTCGCGCTCGGCTGCGGGTGGCCTCGTTGCGATCCGCGCGCGCGGACGAACCGATGCCTTGCGCAGCAGATCGAGCAGCCGCGTCCTCGCGTCTTCCCGGTTTCGCGCCTGGCTGCGATAGCGGCTCGCCTGGATCACCAGCTCGCCCTCGCGCGTCATCATCGAACCGGCCAGCGCCGCGAGCCGGCGCTTCATATCGGCGGGCAAGGTTGCGCGTGCGAGGTCGTAGCGCAGTTGCACGGCGGTGGCCACTTTGTTAACGTTCTGGCCGCCCGGTCCGGGCGCGCGTACGAACTGCTCCTGGATCAGAGACTCGTCGATCGAAATGGCCCCCGGTCGTCGCAGCATGAGTGAAGTTTAGCAGGCGAGTGTCATCATCCGGCGCGAGGCGCTCGCCCGGGTCATACGCGAGACGGGGCCTATCGATGGCGCATGCGCCAGCCACGGCGAGGACGATGCAACTCACGAATCGGCACGGTTATCTGGCGGGCTTCCTGGTGTGCGCAGGATTGATCGGGTTCGCCCTTTATCTGCAGTACGTCGTGGGCGAAGACCCTTGCCCGCTGTGCCTGCTGCAGCGAATCGCATTCATGGGTCTGGGCGTGGTATTCCTCGTCGCCGCGCTACACGATCCGCGTCGCACGGCGGCGGCCGTCTACGGCGTGCTGCTGCTGCTGTTTGCGGCCGCGGGCGCGGCGCTCGCCGGGCGACACGTATGGCTGCAAAGCTTGCCCAAGAACATGGTCCCGGAATGCGGACCGGGGCTCGACTACATCCTGTCGCGCTTCCCGTTGCAAAAGGCGATCGACATGGTGCTGCGCGGATCGGGCGAATGCGCGGAAAAAGGCTGGACCTTTCTCGGCCTCAGCATTGCCGGCTGGTCGCTCGTCTGGTTCGTGCTGCTCGCGCTGCTCGCGGTCGTGGTGACGATGCGGGCCACGCGCGACCGTGGTCGTGCGGGACACGCGCAAATGCGCGCCTGATACAGCGCTCTGGATTCGACACGAATGCCGGCGATCCGCTCGGCATACGCCGTGTCGCGCAAGGGTTGCCCGGCGTTACGGCTCGGGCTGCGCGTTCGGTTACTCAGGCTGGCACATCGGGGACCAGTCGTTTCTCGAGCACCGAGATCTGGTCTTTGAGCAGGAGCTTTTGTTTCTTCAGGCGCCGCAGCTCGAGTTCGTCTTGTACGGGGCTGTCGGCGAGGCGGGAGATCATCTTGTCGAGACTGCGATGTACGGAGTGCAATTCGGCGAGTTTGGCGCGCGTAGCTTCCAAATCCTCTTCGATCAGCATGCTGCCTCCTCTCGAAAGATGTTGCGCGCTTATGGTAGAAGATGCCCGCCAAAACTTCAATCGCGGGAATTCGTTCGCTGGTCCTCCCGCATCGCGCGAGCCGGCGAATCGACTTCAACTTTCGGGGACAGCGGACTGATTCGAATCGAATCGGCCGCGAGCGCGCAACAAAGGAGACTTCGCCCGGCACCCGATTGCAGGGTCAGGGTGGCTGTACGGTGACGCGCGAGCACGGTGGTGCATGAGCTCGCAGGTGGGACCCGCGAGGTGGGACCCGCGAGGCGCCGCTGCCTTCAGACCAGCGTGGCCTCGGCGTAGACGTTGCCGAGATCGATTGCCGAGGACAGCGCCGGGTCGTAACAAGGCGCCGCCAGAGGCAAGACACGGATGCGCGCCGACGGCCGCGCAAGACTCGAATTGTCCGCCGATACTGTCGTCGCCGTGCCGCCCGCGGCAATCAACAGCGGTCGCGCCTGCGCCTGCGATTGGCGGCGGCGGTTCAGGTAGTCCTCGATGTAGATCAACATTGACCGTTACCTTGCGAAGCCACGTCCTGAGCTTCTCAAAGCAACTTCCACACCATCCCTGACACGGCGTCGTGGCGATACGTTAAGTTACTGATTATGCATGCTAAGAAAGAAGCCGGCGGAACGACATCGGCGGCCGTCGGACTGCGCCCACGTCGACATTCCGTCGCATTGTGACCATGCAGCCGTCAGCCCGGTGCCCCGGGCGGCAGCAGGCGTCAGGACTGGCGCCATGGAAATTCAGGCTAGCGACTGCTGCATCGCTTCGAGCAGCATGCTCGGCTCGTGCGCGCCCGAAACGGCGACGCGTCGATTGAAGATGAAGAATGGAACGCCGCCGATTCCCGCCTGCCGTGCTTCGAGATCGGCTGACAGCACCGCTTGCCTGTCCTCGTCGGAGGCGAGATAAGCGGCCACCGCATCGGGCTCGAATCCCGCGCGCGCGCCGAGCGCGGCCAGCTGGGACAAGTCCGTCAACACGGTGCCTTCCTGGAAGTAACCACGGAACAGGCTCTCGGCCATTGCATCTTCCCGCTCGTGTCGGGCGGCATGGTGCATGAGGCGATGCGCGTTGACGGTGTTGGGCTGCACGGTGATCGCGTCGAAGGCGAAGTCGATGCCGACCTCCTTGCCCACCGCGGCGACGCGGGCATAATTGCGGGCGCCGCCGGGACCGAACTTGCGTTCGATGTAGGTCTTGCGGGCTATTCCCTCCGCTGGGAGATCCGGATTGAGCTGGAACGGCAGCCAGCGCACGGCCGGCTCGGGTTCATCGGGCAACTTGCTGCGGAATAGCGCCAAGGCCGATTCCAGGCGGCGTTTGCCGATGAAACACCAGGGTCAAACCACGTCGGATACGATCTCGACGACGAGTCGGTTGTCCATGCGGCGCTCCTTCACAATTGACGTTGCAGCAACGAATCCCGGCCTCCGGACACTGGAAGTGTATTCCCCGATTCCGGGGGCGTCGACTTCTGCTACCGTGCTCGAGTCCGGAGCATTGGAGAAAGAGATGAGAATCGCCGTCATGGGCAGCGGAGGCGTAGGCGGCTTCGTCGGCGGACGGCTCGCCCATGCGGGGTGCGATGTGCGCTTCGTCGCGCGAGGCGAGCATCTGAAGGTGATGCGCGCGAACGGGCTGGTGATCGAGCGCGATGGTCAGGACGCCATCCGTATTCCGAACGTGCGAGCCGCGGAGGACCCGGCGCTATTGGGTCCGGTCGACCTGGTCATCATCGCGGTCAAGCTGCGCGACACCGAGGCCGCAGCGGCCGCCGTACGGCCATTGGTGACGCCCGCGACTGCGGTCCTGTCCTTGCAGAACGGCGTGACCAAGGACGACATTCTGCGGCGCGAGTTCGGGGCACAGGCCGTAGTCGGCGGCGTCACCTATGTTGCGACCCGCATCGCCCGGCCCGGTGTCATCGGGCAAACCGGCGCCGTCCAGCGGGTCGTGATCGGCGAATACGACGGCCGTCCGTCGCCGCGCGTGCAGTCGCTGCACGATTGGCTCACGCGTGCGGGCATCGACGCCGCGATCAGCGACGACATTCGTCGCACGCTGTGGGAGAAGTTCGTATTCCTTGTCGGCCTGTCCTCGACCACGGCGACCATGCGAGTGCGCCTCGGCGCCATCCTCGGCAATGCGCAGACGCGGGCGTTCCTGCTGGATCTCATGCGCGAGGTTGTCGCCGTCGGCCGCGCGCTCGGTGTGGCCCTGCCGTCCGACTACGCCGAGCAGAGGCTTGCGTTCGCCGATACCATGCCGCAGGACATGACCTCGTCGCTGCACCACGATCGCGAGGCCGGCCGGCCGCTGGAGATCGAATGGCTCGCCGGTGCGGTCGCCACGCTCGGGCGCGCGCACGCGATCCCCACGCCGCTATGCCGCGCGGTGTGGGACATCCTCGCATTGCATGCCGCCGGCCGATGAACCGGACAAGGTGCGAGCCCGCCCCCGGAGCGCATCAATGCGCTCCCGCCGCCCCATCCCTTTGCATGGCGAGCGACAAGCGTTCGCGTGTCTGCTCGGAAGCGATACGCTTTCCGGTAGAATGCGCGCCTCTTCGCGCGTCGCGCGGACACGTTGGTTATCGCACGCCAGATGAGAAACAGCCGTCGACTCGCCCGCGAATTCGCCGTACAAGGCCTGTACGAGTGGCTGCTCGCCGGCAACGATGTGCGCGCGATCGAGCATCGCCTGGCGGAACTCAGGACTTTCGACAAGGCCGACCGTGCGCTGCTCGAATCGATTCTCAACGGCGTGATCCGCGAAGCGAGCGACCTCGATGCGCGGCTGGCGCCCTATCTGGATCGG from Betaproteobacteria bacterium includes the following:
- a CDS encoding DUF465 domain-containing protein, encoding MIEEDLEATRAKLAELHSVHRSLDKMISRLADSPVQDELELRRLKKQKLLLKDQISVLEKRLVPDVPA
- a CDS encoding 2-dehydropantoate 2-reductase, which produces MRIAVMGSGGVGGFVGGRLAHAGCDVRFVARGEHLKVMRANGLVIERDGQDAIRIPNVRAAEDPALLGPVDLVIIAVKLRDTEAAAAAVRPLVTPATAVLSLQNGVTKDDILRREFGAQAVVGGVTYVATRIARPGVIGQTGAVQRVVIGEYDGRPSPRVQSLHDWLTRAGIDAAISDDIRRTLWEKFVFLVGLSSTTATMRVRLGAILGNAQTRAFLLDLMREVVAVGRALGVALPSDYAEQRLAFADTMPQDMTSSLHHDREAGRPLEIEWLAGAVATLGRAHAIPTPLCRAVWDILALHAAGR
- a CDS encoding aminoacyl-tRNA hydrolase, whose amino-acid sequence is MLRRPGAISIDESLIQEQFVRAPGPGGQNVNKVATAVQLRYDLARATLPADMKRRLAALAGSMMTREGELVIQASRYRSQARNREDARTRLLDLLRKASVRPRARIATRPPAAERERRLQSKHRRGLLKRDRRILE
- a CDS encoding disulfide bond formation protein B; this encodes MQLTNRHGYLAGFLVCAGLIGFALYLQYVVGEDPCPLCLLQRIAFMGLGVVFLVAALHDPRRTAAAVYGVLLLLFAAAGAALAGRHVWLQSLPKNMVPECGPGLDYILSRFPLQKAIDMVLRGSGECAEKGWTFLGLSIAGWSLVWFVLLALLAVVVTMRATRDRGRAGHAQMRA
- a CDS encoding DsbA family oxidoreductase; translation: MGKRRLESALALFRSKLPDEPEPAVRWLPFQLNPDLPAEGIARKTYIERKFGPGGARNYARVAAVGKEVGIDFAFDAITVQPNTVNAHRLMHHAARHEREDAMAESLFRGYFQEGTVLTDLSQLAALGARAGFEPDAVAAYLASDEDRQAVLSADLEARQAGIGGVPFFIFNRRVAVSGAHEPSMLLEAMQQSLA